A single uncultured Acetobacterium sp. DNA region contains:
- the sdaAB gene encoding L-serine ammonia-lyase, iron-sulfur-dependent subunit beta encodes MSIFDIIGPIMVGPSSSHTAGAVKIGYLSRKLMGEKILSAKIYLHGSFLTTGKGHGTDRALVAGLLGMKPDDIRIPQSFGLAEKEGMVVEFGGIDLREAHPNSVKLILTGVSGRELEILASSLGGGRIRINQIDGVDASFSGDYPTLVVHNLDQPGYVTEVTSMLSHKSINIATMQLYRDHRGGEAIMVLECDEEISPDFISWLKERKGIRKVIYLSLEEAS; translated from the coding sequence ATGAGTATATTTGATATTATCGGGCCAATTATGGTTGGACCATCCAGCTCCCACACTGCGGGAGCGGTGAAAATTGGTTATCTTTCAAGAAAACTGATGGGCGAAAAGATCCTTTCGGCAAAGATTTATTTGCATGGATCGTTTCTGACAACTGGGAAAGGCCATGGCACCGATCGGGCCCTGGTTGCCGGATTGTTGGGAATGAAACCAGATGATATTCGCATTCCACAAAGTTTTGGGCTGGCTGAAAAAGAAGGTATGGTTGTTGAGTTTGGCGGCATCGATCTTCGGGAGGCACATCCCAATTCGGTAAAATTGATTTTGACTGGGGTATCTGGAAGGGAACTGGAGATTTTGGCGTCGTCATTGGGCGGGGGACGGATCCGGATTAATCAGATTGATGGTGTGGATGCCAGTTTTTCTGGGGACTATCCTACTCTGGTAGTTCATAACCTGGATCAGCCGGGCTATGTAACGGAAGTGACATCCATGCTCAGTCATAAATCCATTAACATCGCCACCATGCAGCTGTATCGCGATCATCGCGGTGGCGAAGCAATTATGGTATTAGAATGTGACGAGGAAATATCACCGGACTTCATTAGTTGGCTGAAAGAGCGGAAAGGGATCAGGAAAGTAATTTATCTCAGTTTGGAGGAAGCATCGTGA
- a CDS encoding carbon-nitrogen family hydrolase translates to MKIVAVQMKVALKQVEQNYANAEAWIRKAATAEADVVVLPEMWSGGFITGELDERLADVDGQRTQAFLAKLASELNVNIVGGSVATKKGADYFNTCYVADRGGRIIADYDKAHLFSFAGEDQRYRSGDKLATFQLDGIACGVVICYEIRFPEWCRKQALAETKVLFIPAEWPLLRVGHWRILNQARAIENQMFVVAVNGCGDAMKDRQNAGNSMIIDPLGNLLADAGEVPQEKMILGDVDLAELDKIRNNMTVFNDRRTDLY, encoded by the coding sequence ATGAAAATCGTTGCAGTTCAAATGAAGGTTGCGTTAAAACAGGTCGAGCAAAATTATGCCAATGCCGAAGCATGGATTAGAAAAGCCGCAACTGCTGAGGCAGATGTGGTGGTGTTGCCGGAAATGTGGAGCGGTGGATTTATTACCGGTGAGTTGGATGAGCGGCTGGCAGATGTGGATGGACAACGCACGCAAGCATTTTTGGCAAAACTGGCTAGTGAACTGAATGTCAATATTGTCGGGGGATCGGTGGCGACTAAAAAGGGTGCGGATTATTTTAATACATGTTACGTAGCCGACCGCGGAGGCCGTATTATAGCAGACTATGATAAGGCTCATTTGTTCAGTTTTGCCGGCGAAGACCAACGCTATCGTTCTGGCGATAAACTGGCGACTTTTCAACTTGATGGGATAGCGTGCGGCGTTGTGATCTGCTATGAGATCCGTTTCCCAGAGTGGTGCAGAAAACAAGCCCTGGCTGAGACAAAAGTCCTTTTTATACCAGCCGAATGGCCCTTGCTGCGGGTGGGCCACTGGCGCATTTTAAACCAAGCCAGAGCCATCGAAAACCAGATGTTTGTAGTAGCTGTCAATGGCTGTGGTGATGCGATGAAAGATCGTCAAAACGCCGGGAATTCGATGATCATTGATCCTTTGGGAAATCTTCTGGCCGACGCCGGCGAAGTACCACAAGAAAAGATGATTCTGGGGGATGTGGATTTGGCTGAGCTGGACAAGATCAGAAATAACATGACCGTCTTTAACGACCGGAGAACCGATCTTTATTAA
- the sdaAA gene encoding L-serine ammonia-lyase, iron-sulfur-dependent, subunit alpha, with protein MSFKALQEIVDKAKDSGKALWEIILEDEINESQISRAEVLEKMEKLFLAMKDADANYNGHLKSPSKLVGGDGEKISEARKNQTMICGDFMAQVMEKAIKMGESNACMKRIVAAPTAGSCGVIPAVLLTYQKENKIAELKMIEALFITGGIGQVIAHRASIAGATGGCQAEIGSASAMAAGAMVYLAGGDEKAIVHGAALALKSLLGLACDPVAGLVEVPCVKRNVIGAFNALASADMALAGIRSQIPPDEVIDAMRSIGDAMPSSLKETGEGGLARTPTGIRIEEELKDY; from the coding sequence GTGAGTTTTAAAGCGTTACAAGAAATTGTGGATAAAGCAAAAGACAGCGGCAAAGCGCTTTGGGAAATCATTTTGGAAGATGAAATCAATGAGAGTCAGATTTCCAGAGCGGAAGTCCTGGAAAAAATGGAAAAATTATTTTTAGCCATGAAAGATGCAGATGCGAATTATAATGGTCATTTAAAATCTCCGAGCAAACTGGTCGGAGGAGACGGCGAAAAAATCAGTGAAGCCCGAAAAAATCAAACGATGATTTGCGGGGATTTCATGGCACAGGTTATGGAAAAAGCCATTAAAATGGGAGAATCCAATGCGTGTATGAAGCGGATCGTAGCAGCTCCGACGGCGGGTTCCTGTGGTGTCATTCCTGCGGTCTTATTAACCTATCAAAAAGAAAATAAGATCGCTGAATTGAAAATGATCGAGGCTTTATTTATAACTGGCGGTATTGGTCAGGTGATTGCACATCGTGCGTCGATTGCCGGTGCCACTGGTGGTTGTCAGGCGGAGATTGGTTCGGCCAGCGCCATGGCCGCAGGCGCGATGGTATATCTTGCCGGCGGGGATGAAAAAGCGATTGTTCATGGTGCTGCATTAGCCCTGAAAAGTTTATTAGGTCTGGCCTGTGATCCGGTTGCCGGGTTGGTGGAAGTCCCTTGTGTGAAGCGAAATGTGATTGGTGCATTTAACGCTCTGGCTAGTGCTGATATGGCCTTGGCAGGGATTCGTAGTCAAATCCCTCCAGATGAAGTCATCGATGCCATGCGCTCCATAGGCGATGCGATGCCCAGCTCGTTAAAAGAAACCGGTGAAGGGGGCTTGGCAAGGACTCCCACAGGGATACGGATTGAAGAAGAATTGAAGGATTATTAA
- a CDS encoding leucine-rich repeat protein encodes MKAMRKQVFSWLIILSMYVSLIPMGVWAEELNEAAGMSGNNETIGMMDESQILDMNVNPSGINASSIQSGDYWYENITGGIKIVSYTGSSGNVDIPSSIDGKSVLEIGADAFNGKSTLTGVNLPNSVTVLGLRSFYNCPNLDSVFLGNGLVTIGNGSFWGAKALTSIMIPHTVTSIGYATFASCDALKKITFFNSSMAFNGQVFGMIPNLTIYGYSGSTADSYAYANTRPFVALPASYVDIYYSTHVQNVGWQASQKNGEISGTAGQSLRLEGIKILIDNSEINAVIQYQTHIQNIGWQPMVSNGTLSGTTGLGLRLEGIRIELDGTDVGKYDVYYRVHAQNFGWLDWAKNGESAGTQGMGLRLEGIQIIVVPKDSAAPGSTAFPFMSSLN; translated from the coding sequence ATGAAAGCAATGCGAAAACAAGTCTTCAGTTGGTTGATCATTTTAAGTATGTACGTCAGTCTCATCCCGATGGGGGTCTGGGCCGAAGAATTAAATGAAGCTGCCGGGATGAGTGGCAATAATGAAACAATCGGGATGATGGATGAAAGCCAGATATTGGACATGAACGTTAACCCTTCGGGAATTAATGCGAGTAGTATCCAATCCGGTGACTACTGGTATGAAAATATTACTGGCGGCATAAAAATTGTATCATATACCGGAAGTAGTGGAAATGTGGATATCCCATCAAGTATTGATGGAAAAAGCGTATTGGAAATTGGTGCCGATGCATTTAACGGAAAGAGTACTTTAACGGGTGTCAATTTACCAAACAGCGTAACGGTACTCGGTTTACGTTCTTTTTACAATTGTCCGAATCTGGATTCGGTGTTTTTGGGAAATGGGTTGGTAACCATTGGAAACGGTTCGTTTTGGGGAGCAAAAGCACTGACCAGCATTATGATACCGCATACGGTCACATCGATCGGTTATGCAACCTTTGCCAGTTGTGATGCGCTGAAAAAAATCACCTTTTTTAACAGTTCAATGGCTTTTAACGGACAGGTATTTGGGATGATTCCAAACCTGACGATTTATGGGTATTCCGGCTCTACTGCCGATTCCTACGCTTACGCCAATACCAGACCTTTTGTGGCCTTGCCGGCTTCTTATGTGGACATTTATTATTCCACTCATGTCCAGAATGTTGGCTGGCAGGCATCCCAAAAAAATGGTGAAATCAGTGGCACAGCCGGTCAGTCATTACGTTTGGAAGGGATCAAAATTCTGATTGATAACAGTGAGATAAATGCCGTGATCCAGTATCAGACGCATATTCAGAATATTGGTTGGCAACCGATGGTCAGCAATGGCACACTCAGTGGGACCACCGGCCTTGGCCTGCGCCTGGAAGGAATCCGCATTGAGCTTGATGGAACGGATGTCGGAAAATATGATGTCTATTATCGTGTTCATGCCCAAAATTTTGGATGGCTGGATTGGGCGAAAAATGGTGAAAGTGCCGGAACTCAAGGCATGGGGCTACGACTGGAAGGGATTCAGATCATTGTTGTCCCAAAAGATTCGGCAGCACCAGGGTCAACTGCCTTTCCTTTTATGAGCAGTTTAAATTAG